The Bacteroidota bacterium genomic sequence GCAAATTATTTGAGCTGATATTAACATAATCATTAACACCATCAAAATATAGCCCGTTGTTTCCATAAGAAATAGGTGCTGTAATGGTATCTCTACTAGCTGAATTAACTAAAAAGGCTGTATTTGTTTTTTTAGAAGAATCACTCAATTGTATTCCTGATGACTTATCAAATTTCCAGTAGGCAACTAAGTTATTATAAAAGCTATTACCTATTACCTCATCATATAGTATTCTGCGATACATTCTGGAGTAAATCTGATCTGCAGTTAAAGCCACATTCCATATTTTAATCTCATCCATTCTTCCTTTAAAAAAGGTAGGAGTTGGTGAAGTATGGTCTTGTCCAATGTATAAACTATCAGTCGTATTTACAATTGAAATGGTGCCAAAAGTAGCTGTTTTTGCTAGCCTTCCATTGACGTAGATATTTGCATCTGTACCGTCATATGTTACGGCAATATGATTCCATGAATTTTGTGATAGCTGTGAGCTGGTGTAAATCTGTTTTTGGCCACTGGCATGATATAAAGTAAACCAAATGGTATTGTAAATAATTTGCAATGTATATCCTTTGTTTGGTGTTCTGGCAGCCTTTTCAACAACAGATGTATAGTACTGAAAACCATCTAAATACACCCATGCTTCAATGGAAATATTAGCCGTTGGATTTAAACTGCTATGATTTGCAGCACTGATATAATCATTACTTCCGTCAAGCTTGACAGAATAAGGGTTGACCTCGATAGCTCCTTGTGCAGAAGCTGTGATTGAGATAATTCCAGAAACAAATATGATTAGTAGGATTAAAATTTTCTTCATCTTTCAATTTTAAATTAACCAGGTAGCTAACATAACCCAATCATTGTACCATTAATACTAAACAACATTTGTCGCTGAAAATGTGATCATTAAACATGTTGTATAATATTGAGTTTTTCCACATATGGGAAAATAACCCTAAATTAAAATACGAGATCTATCTTCTTGATTATTAATTAACAATAACCCAAACTAAGCATTTCCAACAAGGTTGTTTAGACTTGTTCTCAAGAAGCAAGTATGATGCAAAAATTACGTTTACGACAACTATTTAATTCATAAAGTCAATTTCCTTAATAATCTTTTCAGGAAGAGCTTCTTTATGAACTAATATAGCAACCGTATTCATCCTGAGATATTGCTCACTCATATACCAAAAACCTTTATAGCGGTGTTCTGTTCCCCAGGAATTTTTTGTAATATAATATTTCCTTCCGTTTTCATCTAATGACAGACCTGTAATATGCATTAAGTGATCATCAGTAGACTCAAATTTATCAAATGCCGTTTGACGCATTTTTTGAGTCACTTCGGTTGTTTCATCAGGAAGTTGAGCTAATCCTGTTTTGCGATCAAAATTCCCACTAACATCTCCATCCCAACATATTGAGTATCCATTTTTCAATGCATGCTCCATAATTGTCATTAAATCGTCCAAAGGAACATTTAAATAGGAATCAAAAGACCAGTTATCAGGAACCTGAAGCACACAATTAGCATAATAAGGATAATTATTATAGGATGTGATTTCGATGTAATCATCTGTATTAAACTCAGTTGATGCAAAGAAAGACTTGGCTGTGAAGGAATTGCCTTTGTATGTAAAATCTTTTGGTTGGCTACCAAGATATTCATCCAAAGTGGCAATAATTAACTCATCTGAAAAGGTGCTTTTTGATTTTAGCCTTTTGCTTAAAGCTTCCTTGGTTAATAAACTTAAATAATCATCCAATTCGCTATGATCATGATAGTCTTTCCCATAATTAAGACCTGGGTATACCGATTCAGGCACAAAGCCAGATAGTTTAATCGAATTTATTACGTCATGGCCCTGACCTCCTGCTGAGAAATTTGCTTTTCCTTGCATGCGGATGTAATTATCGGCTTTGATAGGATAAACGTTTCTAACTATATACATCTCTGACAAATCATATTCGCCTTTTTCCATGCGCAATAATTCAGTTTCGACAAATGAAATACCGGCAAATGCCCAGCAAGTACCTGATCTGCTTTGATTTTTTACTGGAGTTGTTTTTACATCATATTTAGTTACAAACGTCTTTTCCTCCTGTGCAACAACAGTATTCAACGTAATTAGAAAGCAAACGCTAAGCAATAGTGCTATTTTTTTCATGTTTATTATTTTCGTGTTAGTACAACTTTAAGAATTCTATTTGAATTTGAAGACACTTTATATCTTTCATCAATTCGGTGTGGTGCAACCCAAATTATATCATCTCCTGAAACAAGCAAAATGATATTGTTCTTTTCACCAGATTCAATTTTCTGATCAATAAAATAATCGCTCAGTTTTTTAATGCCCTTATTCCCATAAGGTATAAAGCGGTCTCCTTTTCTCCAATTTCGAATAGTAAGAGGGAAACTAATTTCATCGAAATTGAGATAGGCATGATATGGATTCTTAATATCATCAATTTCCTTATGTCTAATGACAGAAAACGCTATTGTCGCATACTGTATTGATACAATCTCATCTTCCTTATTAACAGTTATTTCCAATCGATTTTGAGAGCTGCTCTTTGAAATCACGAATTGATCTCTATTTACTCGAAGCACATGTGTGTTAGAATAAAATTTCTTACCCGTTTGCATGGAAATTGAAGAGGTAATACTTTTAATTTGCATGCTTGTAAATCCATATATTCTAAGGATCTCATACAAGTATAACTCATAATATGCATCGTATTGAATTTGCTCAAAATCAATATATAATTTGTTGTCAATTATTCGACTAATCTTTTGAATTCTTTGTTCTAAATGATGGCTTATAAAGTCTGAATATTTTTGAAATAGAATAGCATTACGCGAAACGGTATCGTGTATATCTGGATTAATAATTTCTAGTTGTGGTATTACATTTTTTCGAATTCTGTTACGCTTAAAATCAACATCATCATTTGATTTATCGAATCGAAATACCAGATTTCTCTCTTTAGCATATTGCACAATTTCTTCTCTATCGGCAAATAATAAGGGTCTTACGATATTCCCTGATTTGAGTTTAATCCCCTGAAATCCTTGATAGGCAGTGCCTCTTGTTATGTTTAATAATATGGACTCTGTTTGATCATTTTTGTGATGAGCAGTTAAAATAAACTGAAAATTATTTGACTTTGCTAACTCGTCAAACCATTGATAACGAAGTTCTCGGGCAGCCATCTCAATTGAAATTCCATTTTGCTTGGCATATGATCGACAGCCAACTTGTGAGCAATAGAATTCAGCTTTATTTTTTTCAGCTAATTCTCTAACAAACTGTTCGTCTAAGTCAGATTCTTCTTCTCTAAGCTGAAAGTTCATATGGGCAATAGCATATTGAAAACCAGCTTCTCTAATCAAATCACACAGAACGATGGAATCAATTCCCCCGCTTGTGGCGATTAATAATTTATCCTTCGCAGAAAATAATTGATTTTTCTCAACGAAACTTATTAACCTATTTAGAAATAATTCTGTTTGCAAAAATATACTCTTTATAACTCAGCTTCTAAATCATAATCTGTTGCCGATTGTATGCGAACTGTATAGAAATCACCAATATTAAGCTTGTTTTTCGTGTTAATTAATACTTCATTATCTACCTCTGGACTATCCATTTCTGTTCGCCCAACAAAATGATCACCTTCTTTTCTATCAATTAAAACACGAATTTCTGTACCAACCTTATCTCGATTCTTTTTTAGCGATATATCCCGCTGCAAGGCCATCAAAATATTGGCTCGCTCGTCTTTGACAACTTCGGGAATAGAATCGTCCATTCTAAACGATTCGGTACCTTCTTCGTGGGAATAGGTAAACACACCCATTCGGTCAAATTCTATCTCTTTAATAAACTCATACAATTCATCAAAATCCTCTTCACTTTCTCCCGGATGACCTACAATAAAAGTAGTCCGAATTGCCGCACCGGGCAGACTCTTGCGAATTGATTTGACTAATTCAATCGTTTTCTCTTTATTGATTCCCCTCTTCATTTTTTTAAGGAGATGACTCGAAATATGCTGCAAAGGAATATCTATATAATTACAAATATTAGACCTCGAAGCCATCACCGCAAAAACATCTTTTGGAAAATTTGTGGGGAAAGTATATTGTAAACGAATCCATTCAAGACCCTTAATATCAGACAGTAAGGTCAATAATTCTGCAAGCCTTCGTTTTCCATAAATATCAAGTCCATAATAAGTTGTATCCTGAGCAATTAGAATGATCTCTTTCACTCCTCTTTGAACCAAAGCCTCCGTTTGAGCTACTAGTTCTTCTATTGGAACAGATCTATGTACTCCCTTTATTCCCGGGATTGCACAAAAAGAACACTTTTGGTTGCAGCCATCAGAAATCTTTAAATAAGCATAATGTGCAGGAGTGGTTAGTAAACGTTCTCCCAGAATCTCTTTCTTAAAACGTCCACCCAATGTGGCAACAACTTCTTCTATGCTATGCACACCAAAATACGAATCTACTTCTGGTATTTCGGCTTCCAGATCTGCCTTATATCTCTCTGAAAGGCAACCTATTACATAAACAGCTTTGATTTGATGCTGATTTTTCGCTTCAACAAATTCTAGAATAGAATTTACTGACTCTTGCTTAGCATCATTCACGAAACCACAGGTATTAACAATTACAACATCATTAACCTTTAATTCCTCTTCATGAACTACGGCTATGTTGTTGTATTTCAGCTGCCCAAGCAACACCTCCGAATCATAGGTGTTTTTAGCACAACCAAATGTAAAAACATTAACTCTGATATTTTTAGCAGGATTTGTATGCATCGAATTTCTTATGAGCTAAATAATGAGTCGACAAAAACCCGTTTATCAAAAAGTTGTAAGTCCTCAATTTTTTCGCCTACTCCTATATATTTTATTGGTATTTTAAATTGATCAACAATACCTATAACAACCCCACCCTTTGCTGTTCCATCTAATTTAGTAATGGCCAAAGTATTCACCTTCGTTGACTTAATAAATTGCTTAGCCTGCTCAATAGCATTTTGACCAGTTGAAGCGTCCAAAACAAGAACCGTTTCGTGAGGAGCATCGGGAATTACTTTTTTGATGACTCGATCAACCTTCTCCAATTCGTTCATTAAATTCACCTTATTGTGTAATCGGCCAGCAGTGTCTAAAATAACCACATCGATGTCTTTTGCGATAGCAGACTGAACTGTGTCGTAAGCAACCGATGCAGGATCACTGCCCATTTCACGACTTATTACCGGCACTCCAGAGCGTTCACCCCAAATTTTTATCTGATCAATAGCAGCTGCTCGAAAAGTATCCCCGGCACCAATCATGACTTTTTTACCCATTGTAGTAAATCGATGCGCTAATTTCCCAATAGTAGTTGTTTTGCCAACTCCATTTACACCAACAACCATAATAACATAAGGTTTGATTGAATCTATGCTTGAAATATCAGTGATCTCAGGTTTATCGTGCTCACATAACAATTGCTGAATTTCATCTTTTAAAATTAAATCTAATTCAGCAGCATTCAAATATTTATCTTTTGAAACTCGCTTTTCCAGACGTTCAATAATCTTGACAGTTGTTTCAATACCCACATCAGATGATACTAAAATCTCTTCCAATTCATCAAGAAAAGATTCATCTACTTTGGATTTGCCTACTAAAGCTTTACCCAATCGGGAAAACAAAGTGGTTTTAGTTTTCTCTAAACTTTGCTCCAATTTCTGGGCAGCTTCTAGTTTTTGTTCTTTATTTTTAAAGACGTCAAATAATCCCATCTTTTGTTTATTTCTTTTTATAAATCAATGTATTGAACTCCTCTGAATTCCACAAAATCATCATTTCTCTAACATGCAGATAATCCTCATTATTCAATAATGTTCGGTTAAAAACAATGCTTTTTTTAATATGAGCTTTCCGTCTTTTCAATTTAATGTCAATGGTTAGTTCACCTACATTGTTATTTTTAACAACAGTGTATTTCTTCTTTGAAAAATAATCCCCTTTGTTGAGTTTTATTTTGAAATCGTACTCTTCCTTTGCTTTTGAAGGAATCTCAAACATAGTCTTTCGTTCAACCTGATTAATATCTAAGTGCCATGATGCTATTCCCAGATTATAGTGTGGCAAGGTCAAAAAGAAATAATTATCCTGTTTGCTGATAGTGGATGATTTGAGTTGAGCATCTAATTCATATTCTGAGGCATAGGAGTTTAATTCGTAAACATCTGCTTTTGATTTTTCATTATTCTGAACACTAATTCCTGCATATAAATTATTAAATCCAGCTTTTTGGTTTTTAATAATCCTAATCCATGGATTGAAACCAGCTTCATTCTTTGCAAGCAAATCAACTTTATCTCCCATTCTGATATCAGCAAATAAAGATGCAAAATTGTTAAAAACAGGCTCCTCTTTTATTTCAAACATCGATATTCCATTATAGATAGCTACCAATGATTTACGCGACAAACTGTATTTCAAATTGAAATCAGGAACAAAGTCTACGGGTAAATATAAAAAGCTTTGACCCTGATTTATTCTAACAACAAAATCATCAAAAGCATCCAGTACACCAACATTTTCATCCATTTTATAGTGAGAGGAGACCATGATTGGGAAAGCCTTTATTCCTTTATATTGAAGACAAGCTACCATGAATGCTGCTTTCTCCAATTTGGTTCCTGCTCTTGACATAAAAACTTCCTGTGGAGTTCGCACCCTATATTGTGTATGCGCTAGGCTTAATGGATAAGTGGCAATATTGTTAGCAATCTTTTCCTGAAGATTCAGAATTAGTTGCAACTGACCCTCTGAGCTTTCTTCAATATCATCAACCCATTTCATCATTTTTTCATTCATTTCAAAACGAAATGCTTTCTGAGAAATAAAGCTGAAATACAATTCTTTCATCGATTTATTACTAAACTGGAAGTAAGGCTCGCTAACAGAAGGATGTGGCTGATGAGGTTCTAAAGAATAAGCAGGCAAGTCATTGAACGCAAATGTATGCACATTAAATCCCTCCTCGCTACTTGTATCAATCTCCCAAGGTCCTATATTTTTTAATGAAAAAGTCATTTGAAGACTTTTGGGAAACTTAATTCGAATAATTAACTCATCGCATGGGGCACTTTGATAAATGCGCTCCTTCCCCATTAATGCTGGAAGAGATTCATTATTTGATGTAAGAGTATATGATAAATGAGATACAGCTCCAATTTCTAAACCTGTATGGGTGACAACTAACCTTCTAAGATGGTTGTAGGCTGGTGCATTGGTAGCTTGATGTGGAAGTACTTCATTAAATGCATTTTCAGGTGTTTCAACTTTTTTACCATCTTTCATTATGGTGTAAGCATAGTCAATATCCACTTTTTGAACCTTCGGATTATAAATCACACTGGTTTCGCCATACTTTCTATGGATAGCATAATAACTCAGGTATTCTAATTCCTGTTCGTATTTCATGCTAAATCTTCCATCTTCATGAAGCGTATACTCCTTGACAATTTTTTTGTAACGGGCATCATTCTGTTCCTGTGCTTGGATGTGAAAAGCAAACAAAAAGGTAAAGAATGCCAACAGCATAAATACTCTCGAGCAAAATAGCTTATATTTCATCTCTATTCTTTTCATTTCTTAACTGATTTCTGTGTGATAACAATTTTATTCTCGGCTAATTCTTTTTGTGCAATTAGCGCATCCCTAAATGATTCCCATTCAGCTACATCATATACTCTTTTCTCAAGGTTGATTTTTTCAATTAATCTGAGTTTCCCTTCTTCAGCAGTTATACCACCTTCAAAACTAGCAGCCATTACTTCATACTTCTTCATCGACATAAGATGTACTCCAGTAACAGACTGATATCCTGCAGGAATTTTAATATCCTCTTCCAGAACAATATATTTGGAACAAGCATCTTTAAAAGGAAATTGTCTTTTTTCCAACCTTGAATTCACTCGCAAATGATAATTAAATCGCTCAAATAAATTCGAAGCAACTATTGGCGTGAAAATTAAATCTCCATCAAAAAATCTGGCATAATCAGGGATAACGAAATCGACATAAATTTCAAATGGTTTTGAATAATCATATCCATTAGAAAAGCTGATTTCTTTAATATTCATTTTCGGGAATTTTCTATAAAGCTCCGCAGATATCAGACTTTTCCATTCTGAATAAGGATTTCTTGTTAACTGGCTTCGGAATGCAGCATCGGATTGCCCTTCAGCAACTAATTTCAGTTCTCCTTTTAGTGTTCCGTCTTCCAGTAATTCAGTATTGCCATGTAGCTTGTAAAAATGATTTTTAGAATTAGCTATCGGAATAATCTGTAAGTCTTCACCTTCGGCTGTTCCAATTATATAATTCTGCTGTTGCTCTCTACTTGACCAATTTTCCCTAACAAAAGGAACCCAAGTTGGATCCAGCATCATAAACTCTCCATTTGCCAGTTTAACAGCAGTAACAGAATGATTAAACTGATCAGCTGGAATATCCTCAATCCTACTACCTGCCATGGTCATAGCAGCATAGCTTTCGAAACCAGCTGATCGAAGCATGCAAACTAACATACCAGCTTTGTCTTTACACACACCACATCGATCCTCAAAAGTCATTTCACCTTTATGCAATGTATAACCTTCGCCAACTCCCATGTTTAAACCAAAATACCTGACGTTATCAGCTACCCAATGGTTTAATCTTGAAATTGAATCCAATTCATTTGTTGCACCAACTAATATCTCGTTTACTTTCTTATCAATTTCAGGCGTAGATTCAAAACTTCCATAATCCTCATTTACACCATAAAACCACTTCGATTTAGACTCCCAATTTGGTGCAGTAGTCATTAATAGTTTTGTAAACACATTTGAAGGAGAAACCATATTGGATTCACTTTTCATTGGCTTTATATCTCGTAAAGTAAATGAATATCCTTGCTTTTCTCCACCTACAGACAGTTCAACTTCTAATTCACCATTATATACTTGGTAATTTAATTTCTTACTTTTAGGCAACCTCAATCTATATGATTTTTCGAGTATGTGTTGATCCGACCAAAATGGAACAATATCATAATAATGACCACGCATAGGAGGAATGTATCGCTCGTCAGCATCGTCAAGCAATAAGGCATAGGTATAGCCTTTTTTTCTTACTTCTATTTCGATACCATCACCAGGCTCTAACCAACCAATCTCCACCATTTGTTCTCTTGCACCCCAAAGTATCACAGTTCCAGGAGCAGGGTAGTCATAAATTCTATCTTTTGTTAGTGTTTCTATATTCCCATTTTTTCGATAGATAATTACTTTTTCAATTTGGAGTTTTGCACTCATGGGCTCATAGGCAAATTTCATAATGCGCATGTCCAATGCCCCTTTTTCATCAAGTATTTTAAACAATTGGTGTAAACGGAAATAACCCAAACCACTTTCTTCAACATCTACTTTGGTGTGATCAAAAATTGTGAGCACATGTGAGCCCGGATAATCGGTGGATGTACCAGCATTTCGAATTTGTTCTGTATAATCAGTTGCTTGTACTGAAAATTGGATCAAAACAAAACTTAAAACAAGCAAACAGTATTTAACAAAATAGCGCATTTAACATTAATTTAACCCTGTTATTAAGAGCAACAAAGGTAAATCTAATTAATGTATTAAAGGTGAAATCGATTTGTCCATTCCATAAGAACCTGATATAATTTGCATTTGGAAAGCCTCGAACCTTTTTCTATTATCAAAAAATAAAAAGATATAAAACATTAACTTTACCTTGATTATAAAACTTATGAAAAAATGATGAAACGCTTTTTATTCTACTTGGTTTGTTTCCTATTTTTAATGCCACTCTTTGGGCTTGCTCAACAAGCAAATTGGATTGAGAATATTTCTACAGAAGTTGGTATTGATACAGCTAAGGCTTCTTATGTTTACGTTACGGATGTTAATAATGACGATTATCCCGACTTGATAT encodes the following:
- the ftsY gene encoding signal recognition particle-docking protein FtsY is translated as MGLFDVFKNKEQKLEAAQKLEQSLEKTKTTLFSRLGKALVGKSKVDESFLDELEEILVSSDVGIETTVKIIERLEKRVSKDKYLNAAELDLILKDEIQQLLCEHDKPEITDISSIDSIKPYVIMVVGVNGVGKTTTIGKLAHRFTTMGKKVMIGAGDTFRAAAIDQIKIWGERSGVPVISREMGSDPASVAYDTVQSAIAKDIDVVILDTAGRLHNKVNLMNELEKVDRVIKKVIPDAPHETVLVLDASTGQNAIEQAKQFIKSTKVNTLAITKLDGTAKGGVVIGIVDQFKIPIKYIGVGEKIEDLQLFDKRVFVDSLFSS
- a CDS encoding DUF3857 and transglutaminase domain-containing protein: MRYFVKYCLLVLSFVLIQFSVQATDYTEQIRNAGTSTDYPGSHVLTIFDHTKVDVEESGLGYFRLHQLFKILDEKGALDMRIMKFAYEPMSAKLQIEKVIIYRKNGNIETLTKDRIYDYPAPGTVILWGAREQMVEIGWLEPGDGIEIEVRKKGYTYALLLDDADERYIPPMRGHYYDIVPFWSDQHILEKSYRLRLPKSKKLNYQVYNGELEVELSVGGEKQGYSFTLRDIKPMKSESNMVSPSNVFTKLLMTTAPNWESKSKWFYGVNEDYGSFESTPEIDKKVNEILVGATNELDSISRLNHWVADNVRYFGLNMGVGEGYTLHKGEMTFEDRCGVCKDKAGMLVCMLRSAGFESYAAMTMAGSRIEDIPADQFNHSVTAVKLANGEFMMLDPTWVPFVRENWSSREQQQNYIIGTAEGEDLQIIPIANSKNHFYKLHGNTELLEDGTLKGELKLVAEGQSDAAFRSQLTRNPYSEWKSLISAELYRKFPKMNIKEISFSNGYDYSKPFEIYVDFVIPDYARFFDGDLIFTPIVASNLFERFNYHLRVNSRLEKRQFPFKDACSKYIVLEEDIKIPAGYQSVTGVHLMSMKKYEVMAASFEGGITAEEGKLRLIEKINLEKRVYDVAEWESFRDALIAQKELAENKIVITQKSVKK
- the rimO gene encoding 30S ribosomal protein S12 methylthiotransferase RimO; protein product: MHTNPAKNIRVNVFTFGCAKNTYDSEVLLGQLKYNNIAVVHEEELKVNDVVIVNTCGFVNDAKQESVNSILEFVEAKNQHQIKAVYVIGCLSERYKADLEAEIPEVDSYFGVHSIEEVVATLGGRFKKEILGERLLTTPAHYAYLKISDGCNQKCSFCAIPGIKGVHRSVPIEELVAQTEALVQRGVKEIILIAQDTTYYGLDIYGKRRLAELLTLLSDIKGLEWIRLQYTFPTNFPKDVFAVMASRSNICNYIDIPLQHISSHLLKKMKRGINKEKTIELVKSIRKSLPGAAIRTTFIVGHPGESEEDFDELYEFIKEIEFDRMGVFTYSHEEGTESFRMDDSIPEVVKDERANILMALQRDISLKKNRDKVGTEIRVLIDRKEGDHFVGRTEMDSPEVDNEVLINTKNKLNIGDFYTVRIQSATDYDLEAEL
- a CDS encoding aminopeptidase produces the protein MKKIALLLSVCFLITLNTVVAQEEKTFVTKYDVKTTPVKNQSRSGTCWAFAGISFVETELLRMEKGEYDLSEMYIVRNVYPIKADNYIRMQGKANFSAGGQGHDVINSIKLSGFVPESVYPGLNYGKDYHDHSELDDYLSLLTKEALSKRLKSKSTFSDELIIATLDEYLGSQPKDFTYKGNSFTAKSFFASTEFNTDDYIEITSYNNYPYYANCVLQVPDNWSFDSYLNVPLDDLMTIMEHALKNGYSICWDGDVSGNFDRKTGLAQLPDETTEVTQKMRQTAFDKFESTDDHLMHITGLSLDENGRKYYITKNSWGTEHRYKGFWYMSEQYLRMNTVAILVHKEALPEKIIKEIDFMN
- a CDS encoding DUF3857 domain-containing protein encodes the protein MKYKLFCSRVFMLLAFFTFLFAFHIQAQEQNDARYKKIVKEYTLHEDGRFSMKYEQELEYLSYYAIHRKYGETSVIYNPKVQKVDIDYAYTIMKDGKKVETPENAFNEVLPHQATNAPAYNHLRRLVVTHTGLEIGAVSHLSYTLTSNNESLPALMGKERIYQSAPCDELIIRIKFPKSLQMTFSLKNIGPWEIDTSSEEGFNVHTFAFNDLPAYSLEPHQPHPSVSEPYFQFSNKSMKELYFSFISQKAFRFEMNEKMMKWVDDIEESSEGQLQLILNLQEKIANNIATYPLSLAHTQYRVRTPQEVFMSRAGTKLEKAAFMVACLQYKGIKAFPIMVSSHYKMDENVGVLDAFDDFVVRINQGQSFLYLPVDFVPDFNLKYSLSRKSLVAIYNGISMFEIKEEPVFNNFASLFADIRMGDKVDLLAKNEAGFNPWIRIIKNQKAGFNNLYAGISVQNNEKSKADVYELNSYASEYELDAQLKSSTISKQDNYFFLTLPHYNLGIASWHLDINQVERKTMFEIPSKAKEEYDFKIKLNKGDYFSKKKYTVVKNNNVGELTIDIKLKRRKAHIKKSIVFNRTLLNNEDYLHVREMMILWNSEEFNTLIYKKK
- the tilS gene encoding tRNA lysidine(34) synthetase TilS, with product MQTELFLNRLISFVEKNQLFSAKDKLLIATSGGIDSIVLCDLIREAGFQYAIAHMNFQLREEESDLDEQFVRELAEKNKAEFYCSQVGCRSYAKQNGISIEMAARELRYQWFDELAKSNNFQFILTAHHKNDQTESILLNITRGTAYQGFQGIKLKSGNIVRPLLFADREEIVQYAKERNLVFRFDKSNDDVDFKRNRIRKNVIPQLEIINPDIHDTVSRNAILFQKYSDFISHHLEQRIQKISRIIDNKLYIDFEQIQYDAYYELYLYEILRIYGFTSMQIKSITSSISMQTGKKFYSNTHVLRVNRDQFVISKSSSQNRLEITVNKEDEIVSIQYATIAFSVIRHKEIDDIKNPYHAYLNFDEISFPLTIRNWRKGDRFIPYGNKGIKKLSDYFIDQKIESGEKNNIILLVSGDDIIWVAPHRIDERYKVSSNSNRILKVVLTRK